From the genome of Bacteroides sp. MSB163, one region includes:
- the mltG gene encoding endolytic transglycosylase MltG codes for MKKKTKGILIGGLIALFLIGAACAGTFYYYLFYPQFHPSKTAYIYIDKDDTPDSIYNKVKKQGHPKSFSGFLWMAKWRDYNSNIHTGRYAIRPGESVYHVFSRLYRGYQEPMNLTISNVRTLDRLARSVGKQLMIDSTEIAVIMNDSLFQKKMGYTKETMASLFIPETYQVYWNMSVQDFFDRMKKEHEKFWNQDRLAKATTIGMTPEEVSTLASIVEEETNNNEEKPMVAGLYINRLNKGMPLQADPTIKFALQDFALRRITNEHLNVKSPYNTYLNTGLPPGPIRIPSTIGIDAVLNYAKHNYIYMCAKEDLSGTHNFASNYTDHMKNARKYWDALNERKIFK; via the coding sequence ATGAAAAAGAAGACAAAAGGAATTCTCATAGGAGGATTGATAGCCCTGTTCCTTATTGGTGCAGCTTGTGCCGGAACATTCTATTATTATTTATTCTATCCACAGTTTCATCCCTCCAAAACAGCTTATATTTATATCGATAAAGACGATACGCCGGATTCCATATATAACAAAGTAAAAAAACAGGGACATCCGAAAAGTTTTTCAGGCTTTCTCTGGATGGCTAAATGGCGTGACTACAATTCAAACATCCACACAGGACGCTATGCCATCCGCCCAGGAGAGAGTGTTTACCACGTCTTTAGTCGTTTATATAGAGGATATCAAGAGCCTATGAATCTGACCATTAGCAATGTACGTACTTTAGATAGACTTGCTCGCAGCGTAGGCAAACAACTTATGATTGATTCTACTGAAATTGCAGTAATAATGAACGACTCGCTATTTCAAAAGAAAATGGGATATACAAAGGAAACAATGGCCAGCCTGTTCATTCCCGAAACTTATCAAGTATACTGGAATATGAGCGTACAGGATTTCTTTGACCGTATGAAGAAAGAACATGAGAAATTTTGGAATCAGGACCGACTAGCCAAGGCCACAACCATAGGCATGACACCGGAAGAAGTATCGACACTCGCCTCTATTGTAGAAGAAGAAACAAATAACAATGAAGAAAAGCCCATGGTTGCAGGTCTCTACATAAATCGTTTAAATAAGGGTATGCCCTTACAGGCCGATCCCACCATTAAATTCGCACTTCAAGATTTCGCTCTAAGAAGAATTACGAATGAGCACCTGAATGTAAAGTCACCCTACAATACTTATCTAAATACCGGATTACCACCAGGACCGATACGTATTCCTTCAACCATCGGCATTGATGCTGTGCTGAATTATGCAAAGCACAATTATATTTATATGTGTGCCAAAGAGGACCTTTCAGGTACCCATAACTTTGCTTCCAATTACACTGATCATATGAAAAATGCTAGAAAATATTGGGATGCTTTAAACGAAAGAAAGATTTTCAAGTAA
- a CDS encoding thiamine pyrophosphate-dependent enzyme — MSKQLLLGDEAIAQAALDAGLSGVYAYPGTPSTEITEYIQMAPITTEQNIHSRWSSNEKTAMEAALGMSFVGKRALVCMKHVGMNVAADCFINSAVTGVKGGLIVIAADDPSMHSSQNEQDSRFYGDFSLIPMYEPSNQQEAYDMVYNGFAFSEKIGEPILLRMVTRLAHSRSGVEQKAQQVQNEISFSEDPRQFILLPGNARKRYKVLLERQAEFIEASENSPYNKYIDGPNKKMGIIACGIGYNYLMENYPDGCEYPVLKIGQYPLPKKQLLQLVEACDEILVLEDGQPFVEKQLKGYLGIGVKVKGRLDGTLPQDGELNPDKVARTVGKENKSEFGVPSLVEMRPPALCEGCGHRDMYTVLTQVLKEEYPTHKVFSDIGCYTLGANAPFNAINSCVDMGASITMAKGASDGGLHPAVAVIGDSTFTHSGMTGLLDCVNENANVTIVISDNETTAMTGGQDSAGTGRIEAICAGIGVAPEHIRVVVPLKKNYEEMKQIIREEIEYRGVSVIIPRRECIQTLARKKRNK, encoded by the coding sequence ATGAGCAAGCAACTCTTACTTGGCGATGAAGCCATTGCACAAGCTGCATTAGATGCCGGACTCTCAGGTGTTTACGCCTACCCCGGCACTCCTTCCACGGAAATAACAGAATACATCCAAATGGCACCCATTACGACTGAACAAAATATTCACAGTCGTTGGTCTTCTAACGAAAAGACCGCAATGGAAGCCGCTTTGGGGATGTCATTTGTTGGTAAACGAGCATTAGTCTGCATGAAACATGTAGGTATGAATGTAGCTGCCGACTGTTTTATCAATTCAGCCGTTACCGGTGTAAAAGGTGGATTAATTGTAATAGCAGCGGATGATCCCAGCATGCACTCTTCACAAAATGAACAAGACAGCCGCTTTTACGGTGATTTCTCACTTATTCCCATGTATGAACCAAGTAATCAGCAAGAAGCGTACGACATGGTTTATAACGGCTTTGCATTCTCCGAAAAAATCGGTGAACCGATATTATTGCGTATGGTCACCCGCCTCGCCCACTCTCGTTCAGGTGTAGAGCAAAAGGCTCAACAAGTCCAGAATGAAATATCTTTCAGTGAAGACCCACGCCAATTTATCCTATTACCAGGTAATGCACGCAAACGTTACAAAGTTTTGTTGGAACGTCAGGCTGAATTCATTGAAGCCTCTGAAAATTCTCCATATAATAAGTATATAGATGGTCCTAACAAAAAAATGGGTATCATAGCTTGCGGTATCGGCTACAACTATCTGATGGAAAACTATCCTGACGGTTGTGAATATCCTGTATTAAAGATTGGGCAATACCCATTACCCAAGAAACAACTTCTACAGCTGGTAGAAGCCTGCGATGAGATTCTGGTATTGGAAGATGGACAACCTTTCGTTGAGAAACAGTTGAAAGGTTATCTCGGCATTGGCGTTAAAGTAAAAGGACGTCTGGATGGCACATTGCCACAGGACGGTGAATTAAATCCGGACAAGGTAGCGCGCACCGTAGGAAAAGAAAACAAATCAGAGTTTGGAGTACCTTCTCTTGTAGAAATGCGTCCACCTGCACTTTGCGAAGGTTGTGGACATCGTGATATGTATACTGTACTGACGCAAGTACTGAAAGAAGAATATCCAACTCATAAGGTATTCAGTGATATCGGTTGTTATACTTTAGGAGCCAATGCGCCATTCAATGCCATCAATTCATGTGTAGACATGGGGGCATCCATTACAATGGCAAAAGGCGCCTCTGATGGTGGTCTTCACCCTGCAGTGGCAGTTATCGGAGACTCAACTTTTACCCATTCCGGCATGACAGGACTTCTAGACTGTGTCAATGAAAATGCTAATGTTACCATTGTCATCTCAGACAATGAAACTACCGCTATGACAGGCGGCCAGGATTCCGCCGGCACAGGACGTATCGAAGCAATCTGCGCTGGTATCGGTGTAGCTCCTGAACACATTCGCGTAGTAGTTCCCCTTAAAAAGAATTATGAAGAAATGAAACAGATTATCCGTGAAGAAATCGAATATCGTGGTGTATCTGTTATTATTCCACGCAGAGAATGCATTCAAACTTTAGCCCGTAAAAAACGAAACAAGTAA
- a CDS encoding indolepyruvate oxidoreductase subunit beta, producing MKKDIILSGVGGQGILSIATVIGKAALKDGLYMKQAEVHGMSQRGGDVQSNLRISDQPIASDLIPSGKCDLIISLEPMEGLRYLPYLSPEGWLVTNETPFVNIPNYPAEADVRAELDKLPHKIVLNVDKVAKEIGSIRVANIVLLGATIPFLGIDYEKIQTSIREIFERKGEAIVEMNFKALAAGKEIAEKLM from the coding sequence ATGAAAAAAGATATCATACTTTCCGGCGTTGGTGGACAAGGCATCCTCTCTATCGCCACAGTAATCGGTAAAGCCGCCCTTAAAGACGGATTATATATGAAACAAGCGGAAGTACATGGCATGAGCCAACGTGGCGGTGACGTACAATCCAATTTACGTATCAGTGATCAACCTATTGCCTCTGATCTTATTCCTTCAGGCAAATGCGATTTGATCATCTCACTTGAGCCCATGGAAGGACTACGCTATCTCCCCTATTTAAGTCCTGAAGGCTGGCTGGTAACTAACGAAACTCCGTTCGTTAATATCCCCAACTATCCAGCAGAAGCTGATGTGCGGGCAGAGTTGGATAAATTACCCCATAAAATCGTTCTGAATGTGGATAAGGTGGCTAAAGAAATTGGTTCTATTCGCGTAGCAAATATTGTTTTGCTTGGGGCTACCATTCCCTTTCTGGGAATTGATTATGAGAAAATACAAACCAGCATCCGCGAAATCTTCGAACGCAAAGGCGAGGCTATTGTAGAGATGAACTTCAAAGCACTGGCTGCCGGAAAAGAAATTGCTGAAAAATTAATGTAA
- a CDS encoding phenylacetate--CoA ligase family protein, with protein MNNKYWEEDIETMSREKLQELQLRRLKKTINIAANSPYYKKVFQEHNITADSIQSLEDIRKIPFTTKADMRATYPFGLVSGNMQEDGVRIHSSSGTTGTPTLIVHSQHDLDSWANLVARCLYMVGIRKTDVFQNSSGYGMFTGGLGFQYGAERLGALTVPAAAGNSKRQIKFITDFKTTALHAIPSYAIRLAEVIQEEGIDPTSTSLKTLVIGAEPHTDEQRKKIERMLSVKAYNSFGMTEMNGPGVAFECQEQNGMHFWEDCYLVEIIDPETGEPVPDGEIGELVLTTLDREMMPLLRYRTRDLTRILPGECPCGRTHLRIDRIKGRSDDMFIIKGVNIFPMQVEKILVQFPQLGSNYLITLETVNNQDEMIVEVELSDLSTDNYIELEKIRKEITRQLKDEILVTPKLKLVKKGSLPQSEGKAVRVKDLRQNH; from the coding sequence ATGAATAACAAATACTGGGAAGAAGACATAGAGACCATGAGCCGTGAGAAGTTGCAGGAATTGCAACTTCGGCGGCTTAAAAAGACAATAAATATTGCAGCTAATTCACCGTATTACAAAAAAGTGTTCCAGGAACATAATATCACAGCTGATAGCATTCAAAGCCTCGAAGATATTCGAAAAATCCCATTTACCACTAAAGCTGATATGCGTGCCACCTACCCTTTTGGTCTAGTTTCAGGCAATATGCAGGAAGATGGCGTACGTATTCATTCTTCAAGCGGAACAACCGGTACTCCGACTCTGATTGTTCATTCTCAGCACGATCTGGACTCTTGGGCAAACCTGGTAGCACGCTGTCTCTATATGGTAGGCATACGCAAAACGGATGTTTTCCAGAATAGTTCCGGATATGGTATGTTCACCGGAGGATTAGGTTTCCAATATGGAGCAGAACGTTTGGGAGCACTGACAGTTCCTGCTGCTGCCGGAAACAGTAAGCGACAGATTAAATTCATCACTGATTTCAAAACAACTGCGCTTCATGCTATTCCCAGCTATGCTATTCGCCTGGCAGAAGTCATTCAAGAAGAAGGCATAGATCCGACAAGCACCAGCTTAAAAACACTTGTCATTGGTGCTGAGCCTCATACAGATGAACAACGGAAAAAGATCGAACGTATGTTAAGTGTTAAAGCTTATAACAGCTTTGGTATGACAGAAATGAACGGCCCTGGAGTTGCTTTTGAATGTCAGGAACAAAACGGCATGCACTTTTGGGAGGATTGCTATCTGGTTGAAATTATTGATCCTGAAACAGGAGAACCAGTTCCAGATGGAGAAATTGGTGAGTTAGTACTGACCACTCTCGACCGCGAGATGATGCCGCTTCTACGGTATCGCACCCGAGATCTCACCCGTATTCTTCCCGGAGAATGTCCATGTGGACGCACCCACCTACGCATTGACCGTATTAAAGGACGTAGCGATGATATGTTCATCATTAAGGGAGTTAACATCTTCCCAATGCAAGTAGAAAAGATATTGGTACAATTCCCACAATTAGGCAGCAATTATCTTATCACACTGGAAACAGTAAACAATCAGGATGAAATGATTGTGGAAGTAGAACTCAGCGATCTTTCTACTGATAATTACATTGAATTGGAAAAGATACGCAAAGAGATCACACGTCAATTGAAAGACGAGATATTAGTGACTCCCAAACTGAAACTAGTGAAAAAAGGTTCCTTGCCACAAAGCGAAGGAAAAGCAGTCAGAGTAAAAGACCTACGTCAAAATCACTAA
- the rplT gene encoding 50S ribosomal protein L20 → MPRSVNHVASRARRKKILKLTRGYFGARKNVWTVAKNTWEKGLTYAFRDRKNKKRNFRALWIQRINAAARLEGMSYSKLMGALHKAGIEINRKVLADLAMNHPEAFKAIVAKAKAA, encoded by the coding sequence ATGCCAAGATCAGTAAATCACGTTGCTTCAAGAGCAAGAAGAAAGAAAATTTTGAAATTAACCAGAGGCTACTTTGGTGCAAGAAAGAACGTATGGACCGTTGCCAAGAATACTTGGGAGAAAGGTTTGACTTATGCGTTCCGTGACCGTAAGAACAAGAAAAGAAACTTCCGCGCTTTGTGGATTCAGCGTATCAATGCTGCAGCTCGTTTGGAAGGTATGTCTTATTCTAAGCTGATGGGTGCTTTGCACAAAGCAGGAATCGAAATCAACCGTAAAGTTTTGGCTGATTTAGCGATGAACCATCCGGAAGCTTTCAAGGCTATCGTAGCTAAAGCAAAAGCAGCTTAA
- the rpmI gene encoding 50S ribosomal protein L35, with protein MPKMKTNSGSKKRFTLTGTGKIKRKHAFHSHILTKKTKKQKRNLCHSTTVDVTNVSQVKELLAMK; from the coding sequence ATGCCAAAGATGAAGACTAACTCCGGTTCTAAAAAGAGATTTACTCTTACCGGAACAGGTAAAATCAAAAGAAAGCACGCTTTTCACAGTCATATCTTGACTAAGAAAACTAAGAAGCAAAAAAGAAACTTGTGCCATTCAACTACGGTTGACGTGACAAACGTAAGCCAAGTTAAGGAACTCTTAGCAATGAAGTAA
- the infC gene encoding translation initiation factor IF-3, which yields MKNDSLKGQYRINEQIRAKEVRIVGDEVEPNVYPIAQALKLAEEREVDLVEISPNAQPPVCRIVDYSKFLYQLKKRQKEQKAKQVKVNVKEIRFGPQTDDHDYNFKLKHARGFLEDGDKVKAYVFFKGRSILFKEQGEVLLLRFANDLEDYAKVDQMPVLEGKRMTIQLSPKKKEAPKKPAAPKSAEGSKAAPAETEE from the coding sequence ATGAAAAATGACAGCTTAAAAGGGCAATACCGGATTAATGAGCAAATCCGTGCCAAAGAAGTCCGCATAGTGGGCGATGAAGTAGAACCAAACGTATATCCGATAGCTCAGGCATTAAAGCTTGCCGAAGAGCGTGAGGTGGATCTCGTGGAAATCTCTCCAAACGCGCAACCCCCTGTTTGTCGAATCGTTGATTACTCTAAATTTCTTTATCAGCTGAAGAAGCGTCAGAAGGAACAGAAGGCAAAGCAGGTTAAAGTAAATGTGAAGGAGATTCGTTTCGGTCCACAAACCGATGATCACGATTACAACTTCAAGTTGAAACATGCCAGAGGATTCTTGGAAGATGGTGATAAGGTGAAAGCCTATGTATTCTTTAAAGGTCGTTCAATCTTGTTTAAAGAACAGGGAGAGGTACTATTGCTGCGATTTGCCAATGATTTGGAAGACTATGCGAAAGTAGACCAAATGCCGGTATTGGAAGGGAAAAGAATGACCATTCAGCTTTCTCCAAAAAAGAAAGAGGCACCAAAGAAGCCTGCAGCACCGAAATCCGCAGAAGGATCGAAAGCGGCTCCGGCTGAAACAGAAGAATAA